TTGTCTGGATCATTGAGTCAACCCAACCTAACCCGTTTAGGTTTCCCGGCCTGGCAGAGTTGTTAGGTCGGCCCAACCCATCTAGGTCGTCGAGtccgtttccaaatttatcatgaacttaaaacttaattaaacctaaaataaatagttttaaaatgaatttttatttcacaataaattcaattattttatccaaacaagaaattgaaatgaaagatatatatattttttatctaaacaagttatttagaaaatgaaggaaatttaattacaattaattcaaatacaaactttttaatttctcagTATTATTGAAATACTTCATTCAAACACAAAGTTAGTTTTACTCTcgaatcttttaaaaaaaacacgaaAAATTATTCGGTCAAATTCATTTATATTAAcacgaaaaaaagaaattcaaaaaataaaataaaattaaaagatcaGATAGTGACATGACTGattaaaccaaattttattatgataggAAGGAAGGGAGAAACGatgttataatttgattttttttttcttcttaccgTATCGTTTGAGTTTAACTTCGTGAGATAcaggagaaaagaaaaacatggatGGAAAATTTTTTAAGGTAGAGATATTATATAACTTAATCTTCATTTAAGCTTGATTCCTGTAATTAATGTGCTGAAATCTTTTGGACCTAATTTGAAATACCTTTCATATATGTACTATTTCAAcacaaatatcaaaattagttttataaaataaaataagattaatatatattttttcatgaatattttacaaataatattttatgaaaaattaaaataattttctgcagttaatatattttaatatattataattacttataaaaatatttaaactaattttaaatctttttcgcAAGGAGGTTCATTCGATAATATTTTTCACACAAAATCTAATATTTTCACCCTACTTTTTCCTATTTAATGTATAGATAGAAAGAGTTATTGAAACACGgcactttatatatttatattttttttttttcctttttgtaatAGCAACCACAATTACAACTTCGTATACAATCACATTCATCAAACTGCAAAGAACAAAGCTAGATATAGCTTAACTAAACTCTTGACTACTTCAAAAGCTTATCCCCACCCCCACTCTGATTCTGGGTTAAGAATGGTTTCTGACAATAAGGTATAATCACCATTGATGTTTCTGAGATCTGCTTGTTCCTGCAACAACAGAGCAAGCTCAAGTTCCACCTCTACTTCACCCATTGCTGGTCGTTCATCAGCTTCATTCTTTATGCATCTAAAGGTGATATCTATAAACACTTGCCAACAATCTGCTGCTATCTTTCCTTTGATTTTCGGATCAATAAGCTCCTCAACACACTTCTCCAGAAGTTCTTTTGCCAAACAATGATCTTTATCCGGTCCATAAATTCCTTTTCCGCTCACAACTTGTAGTAGAACAACACCAAATGAGTAAACATCACATTTATCGGTTACAGTACCGTCCCTTGCGTACTCCAGAGGTAAGTAGCCGTAAGTACCTAAATGTGAAAGTATCATCAgctttgttcaatttagttcacAAAAATTCGTCGCAGTGAGTAAGTAAGCTCAATAAAACCGTCAATTACCTGCAAGATCCGTTTGTATTGGTTTTGGCCTTTCCTTGAAATGTGCTCCCAGTATGCAAAGCCTGAAACCTGAGAGTTTTGGGTGCATCTTCTCATCCAAAACAATGTGGTCGGGTGTGATGTCGCGGTGAATGATGGTGCGCTTCAGTCCTGCATGAAGGTAGTGTAGTCCTCGCGCTGCTCCTATGCAAATCTCTATCCTTTTTTTCCATGACAGTGCTTCTCTAACCTCACTTCCAAGGTGTTGATCTAGAGATCCATTGGACATGTACTCATACACAATAATATTCTCTGTTTCGCAGTTGCAAAACCCTACAATAGACACACAATTAGGGTGATGAAGTTGACACAGTAACTCTACATCTCTTTTGAACTCCTCACTGTATTGCGCCTTAAATCGCTTCACTGCGACTGCGTAATCAGATCCATCATTATGTTGGAGACAACCTCTGTATACTGTACCAACTGCTCCTTCTCCAATTACTCTGTTTTCATCGAAATTGTTGGTTGATTTCCGAATATCAGCAAGAGAAAAATGACGACACAACTCTTCTATTACTGTTGGATATTCTCTCCCAGATGAGCTTGACCCACCAAAACATTTCAGAAACATTATTTCATTTCTTGCCACAGATCAAGTGGGTGCCTAATTAATACCGACACCCATGGTTATATTTTAAAGCTTGTTGCTAAACActatgtatttattaatttcgatcaattttttgtttattcattAAGATCACGTGGTGAATATGGTCAGCTTTTCTTCTTTAATCATCGAAGGTGGGTcgttttcatcaatttttaattcattgatTAACATATGGACGGTTTGTCTTCTTCTGTTATTTGAAGGTGGGGTGGGCGGGTCTTTAGTTTATAAACATTTGCATGAAATTAAAATCAGTTAATTAGTTTCGTCCTTaagcttaaaaaataatatatataatcattttgGCCCAATCGTTTATATGTTAAATGTTTCGCACTGATATTTGAATTAGAATGTGTGAAATGGtgtaaataacaaaaataaatatgtccAAATTTCGATCAAGTCTCGTTTAGTaaaatttggtcacatatgaCCAAATTTCAGTTGAAGACGATGTAgttaaatataatcaaatttgggTTCGAGTTGACTCGGCAAAATTTCAATCAAGATTGATTTCACTGGATTCGATCGAATTTTGAGCGAGATCTACTTAGCCTAATACAATCAAATTTCGGCCAGAGTTGACTCGACTGAATATGACCGAATTTTGGGCTACGGCCTATTCAATCAAATTTCGACCAGTGTTGACTCGACTAAAATCATTGGTCAGGACTAACTCGActgaatacaaccaaattttagTCGTGGCCAAAACGACCGTATTTCATCTGGGGCGACTCGGCCGAATACTGCCTAATTTGGGCCAACGCCGACTAAGATGAATACGACTGCATTTTGACCGGAACTAACTAGGCTAAatatgaccaaaatttgatcgCGAccgaatacaaccaaatttcgTCTGTGGCCGACTCAGTCCAATgtagtcaaatttgggtcgAGGTCGACTCGGCCGAATACAACTAAATTTGGTCCAAGGCCGACTGGGCCAAATTTTGATCGGGCCAACTCGACTTAATTAAGcaaaaaatgttcaaattttGTACAGGACCGACTCcgttgaatacgaccaaatttagGTCATGCCAACTCGGGCAAATATGAAGAAATTTGGACTaatccaactaaaaatttagattgaaaatttgtattgaattttttggattatccatatttgaaaatttagatttagagaatgaatatccaatccataaaacatataaaaggtAGATCAAATTGAAATCCATAtctaataaaatagattttaggttaaaatacctttttggtcccaattttcgtcaagttttttcaaataagtcctaattttagttttgtgttcaaataggtcccaattttcgtcaattttattcaattaggtccttttttgctaacatcgtttaaaacattaacggtcatgaacagtgactgccacgtgtcataaaaagaattcaaaaagaattcaaaaaaaccacgaagtgacacgtgacacactcttggattgacacgtgtacattttaaaacggtgttaatgatttaaacggtattagcaaaaaaggactcaattgaacaaaattgacgaaaattgggacctatttgaacacaaaactaaaattaggacttatttgaaaaaatttgacgaaaattgaaaccaaaaatgtattttatccTAGATTTtgaatggattgaatttttaataaaatgggtGTAGCAAAAGTAAATCAGATaacaaaattggattttttCTCATCGCTACATATTAGCAGCATGGCCCAATAATATCTTAATGATGCTTACCACTATTTATGTATCACTAATCGTTCCTTGTGTTTTAATCCTCTCTTTCGGCCTAGCAAGTGCATGTGTTGATGCCGCTCTCTTGCCGAATAGTCACTTCTTACGGCTGCTTCCTCGGCTGAATACTTGCGTGGGATATCCTCAAGTGCTACTCagtttgaaaatttgttgcaaaaattTGCCTGTGAAGGCTTGGTCTCGATCAGATACAACAGATTTGGGAAATCCTCACCATTCTTCTTGCAAACCCTGCTTGCCTTCTTATTGGGGAACTGTGATATTCGTGTACAATTGTGGTCGTAAGATGTAGCTGGTTTTTGTGATGCAGAGCATGCTCAACTTCCACCACTACTTCTTCCATTGCTGGTTCATTCTTCCTGCATcttaatctaatatatatatctataaagaCTTGCCAACACTACGCTCCAACTTTCGCGGCCTTCAAATCTGTACTAGCCGAAGATGATTACAGTGACAACTTCATATACAATCACATTCATCAAAATACTAAGAACAAGGAAAGCTACAAAACCAAGAGATATATCTTCGCCAAACTTGAC
This region of Vigna unguiculata cultivar IT97K-499-35 chromosome 5, ASM411807v1, whole genome shotgun sequence genomic DNA includes:
- the LOC114185220 gene encoding receptor-like protein kinase FERONIA, with the protein product MFLKCFGGSSSSGREYPTVIEELCRHFSLADIRKSTNNFDENRVIGEGAVGTVYRGCLQHNDGSDYAVAVKRFKAQYSEEFKRDVELLCQLHHPNCVSIVGFCNCETENIIVYEYMSNGSLDQHLGSEVREALSWKKRIEICIGAARGLHYLHAGLKRTIIHRDITPDHIVLDEKMHPKLSGFRLCILGAHFKERPKPIQTDLAGTYGYLPLEYARDGTVTDKCDVYSFGVVLLQVVSGKGIYGPDKDHCLAKELLEKCVEELIDPKIKGKIAADCWQVFIDITFRCIKNEADERPAMGEVEVELELALLLQEQADLRNINGDYTLLSETILNPESEWGWG